The DNA segment gtgaggccatcatcatctcagtgctgatgtgctggtacttggattgtctgtgtaaatgtcatctgtttctgctactcacctcccttattttcctggggagaaggagagagaggcacagcgagggccacctccctccctccctagctctcttgctatcaggactgcaggcagctggctgctctcacgagggtaGGGGTGCATGCTCtcggtacaggcgggctaagattctcatgtcctgctctggacaggacaatggctgcctgtaaccgacaaaactgtgtgaacactgaacagagaatctgactttagtcagaggagttaacaaaactttttttcaggaacactggcagccaaggacatactttatgaccactgctccccctcccttcctttactgtggtaacttcaaggtctcttttgccagccaggaatttctcttgttaacccttctttgtcctgattgtgaaacctcagtaacccccccacacacacacttcatcccctacagacaaagagaagctaaaaccagcattcttaaatgtagataagaacttagacacctttttccaggtggctttattaactacagaaacttaagaaaacacagagttaggatatatgacattctaacagagactaagtggtcataaaacatcccaaactccccaaactccccaaacccaggagacagctcataaaactcctaaacacggttgctaaacaaacgagaaataaagataacatgaaaaactactgatatgaacctaaagagggatgCGGGCGgggggagatgaattatgtggtctgtattagcctcacaaagaaaggcatgtgctccttccaacctccctgctgtgtgtgagaggtttggaacgAGCCCACCTgcggaggcttgtaaacttcatttgtataaaccttgcttttgcattctgtacctgaggtctctgaTGGCTTCTATGGGGacgtgatctgggcataacaccgatattgcttaataaagaaatgttaaattaccagttcaagatactggggaaattatgcttttgtttccacaggaaaaataaaaatttacatgggttttggtcatttgagttcaatgtgttacaaatacttgccatcatttaagaaaattggtttcaaattattgttggttaagataaaagtttaaataaatgattttttgacttgagaaagcagtttaagatgtaaaaatttaaaggcttaagcatgtcatgagggtttaaaaaatataataaaactttaaggtctaactttaaagtttaagtaaacatgtttcagatttctttctcttgctattctgctgttacatggagactccaaagggtcatagttttaaaaatgtctgtatattctgcaggtatgaatgaaaatgtggccacatgtatgtttggttttgaatgtctgagttttcatgcatgtcctttgtgttaaggaatacaagttaatactagtcatctggctatccagatactagtttaaagcataaacggttctatttaaataaaaacaaactgagaggtatatttgactaatatatatataggagaacaaattagcctggtcattattagcaaacttagagatattttcaagattaggcctagatttgtttggctcagatacatttaatagataatggtcctcaaacctgtcaatgatctgatgaatatgacatttaaattatttgattaaaaacttactatcggaaacagagactcctagcaatgactcccaaggtctccaaagaagatatggaatgacaagaagatgccacctgaattgcgaacgacactgaccacagggcaagatgtcccaatgcaacgcctgcctccaggacccagcccagactatggacaagtagtaggacactgtcagtcttccgtgtccctattccacagaaaaggtactctgccttatgggcttgatggtggtagaagattgaaGTTGTTCTGACTGGAACCTCCAatgctatagagacctgggtagggattgatcactgtaatttataggattggaagcttcttggtctgcactcagatatagtttatccttctcagatttctgatagtactgatggctaggctagctctaactttgtcagcatggcaccATCagccagatccttctgcaaggccatagctagccttttagctcactttaaaagaaaatgttctaagatgtaaaaatttaaataaatcataaaggttcggatatgagtctaaaataagatatgtttcagattactctcctgttctatggttcagagcttaacatttaggagtcctgatgagctgatagagcaatgaccacttactgttcagtcatttgttttagatatcatctaaatatgtctaaatgtaaacctaaaagtgcttctcaccaggccaaaaatctctgtccaatttatacctggctttctggacagaagaaaatgcccaaatctgtagttcttgttgggactcaaaggtataagtctacttctgctggtTTCTACATAACATGGGTACATGAATGTGTACATACctaaagcgctctctctctctccctcaacacacacacatatacatatttaaatgaaGTCACAATATGTGGAGTGATAATACTTCCTCCAGattatttaacaacaacaacaataacaacaacaaaatagtacCAAGTATGGGAAACCTCCTTCATATTTGTTGGTCAGTGGAGTCTAAGAGACTCCCAAACAATTGAAgctgttgctgttgctcttgAATGCCTCCCAGAAATTAAAGTTACatgcctattgctgaagacactatgcaCTTTGGACACTATGCACTCAGAGGACTGGAGCTGGAACTGACCCAAAAGCTTCCTTCcaccctgaggactagcttccaTAGTACTagaaggagaaaagcaattaatagtcctacccagctggaggaagaggaggtataaagattgcaagagccagaggactaggaAGTCTGCTTTAAGAGTGTAGGGAGCCTCTTGGCTGCTCCAAGGAGCctgagagacccacagaggcttctTTTAGAGCCACAGGAGCTGAGGATGAGCCTGCTGCATAAGAAGTATCTCCGGAACacgtgggtgggagtggggggcgggTCTTATAGGAACATGCTTGTAAAAGTGTTTTCATAGAATCAGATGCTGAGTAGGGTCGGTCCTCAGGTGGTCGGGAGGCTTCGACCACCACCATCAGGCCCTCCTCACCCCTATACTGCGATATGGATCCAGTGTGTTTGctactgttgctgttgctgctgctgctgctgccgccgccactttgtctgcttgccctgcttGGGTCAAGGGGGCAGGCAGGGGTACCAGCAACACGCAGGAGTTGAGGGCAGGGTGGTGTACAGCAACCTGGAGCTCGTGCAGGTCCTGTTCCTGGACACACTGCCCAACAACATGATTACCCTGACTCTGAGCAACAGCAAGATATTCGAGATaaagaatggttcattttctggaaagacttccatggtctgtgctgcctctggaggccatgttgatgtctgcgATCCATGCCGCCTTTGAAAACAATGTTGATGTTTCTGATCTGAGCACTGGGCAGCTGCCATgggcagagaagcttcttttgcagttgtattgatgactgcagactcataacTGAGAGTGAGAGACACTGAAGGTTTCTGTGACAACCTCTCCCAACCCCCAAAAAGGAAGCAGTCACgaagctattgaagagagtccttcAAAACTGTGATGATAAGGATGAAGTATATACTTCACAgtcgatggcttctggtgggaggtgcggaaggactcagttttctttaagggcctggacactgggagtttgaccatgctccagtgaatataTGGGCAACAGAAATTGGACTTGGTGgggtttcttttggggggaggcaCAAAGGTTGGAGGGTAGACCTGAGAGGAATAGGAAGCAAGTTTGATCAGGGTGAATTGCATGaatttcccaaataattaataaaaatattatgttggggaaaagtaaaataaaatatttttaagaagacaTACAGATTTAgctctataaaaattaaaactttagaaTCACAAACAAGCATCATAAACAAATTACACTAGCAAAATATATGAAACATATTTGACAAAAATTCAACgtcttatttttctatatttaagtTATTACAACTCAGAAGAAAAATTAccacacaaatagaaaaatacCTAAATGTATGACTAGATGATTCTAGAAGGAGGAACCAAGATGAGGAGATATGGAATATCTGTATTAACCATTGCTTGGTTGATGTTTCTCAGCCTTCATCAAAGTCATCTGAGATGCTTGGTAAAAGTGCAACTCCCTAGACCTGAAGAATCTACAGTTACTTATGTGAGTGCATGGTGCTCAGGTCAGGGGACAAGTTGGGGAAATTAATTGGTTCTTGCCTTCTACcataggatcaaactcaggtaatcaggcttggcagcaagcacttttacccactgggcctTCTCAATGAAATGGCCTAAATAATCTAACTCTGAAGTGAGGCCAGATGCAGTATAAACTCTCTGGTGGTTGGCAATCACGCAATTCAGAAATAAATTCTTGACTCGAAATTTTCCTAGTTTTCTtttccaaacaaataaacaccaaCAAAACTGGTCATGGTAatgcaggcctgtaaccccagcactcaagagatagaggcaggaggatcagaaattgaaggtcatccttagctatatattAAGGCCCACTCtcaatttagtttttttctttttcaatccatttatttttgtttcagaagAAATGTAGGAAAACAGAACTAGTcaatttccccttttcctttccagCCTGTGTGGTGCCTTAGGCAAATTCCTTAACCACATTAAAAACAGTGTGGGTACCATCTTGAAGGGTTCTTGTAAAGATTCGAGTTCCTGTTCCTAAAATGTCCAATACTATGATTGGACATGGAATACTTTCATAATGAATGGtggttatttttatgttattattacttatatattCTACCTCATCAATTTACActcatcttccttttccttcttcttgtaTAGTGCTTTGTGTATAATTATGTCCCTACAAGCAAATATGTAGAAGTCACAACCCCTAGAACCTTagaatgagattttattttaaaataagattattaTAGATGTAGTTTTCAGAACTCTCCTCAACTccatgctggagatcaaactcagggcctcccaAACACTAGGCAAATATTCTAACACTTAGTTACATTCCCAACCAGAAGAAGTCATATCACAGTTTCAGTTGGCCCCCTAATCTGATtggcatctttttgttgttttgtttttcgaagcATGGTTTTttcaaggtttccctgtgtaacagccttggctgtcctagaattcactatgtagaccagactggcctcaaactcagagatactcctgcttctgcctcccaagccctgggattaaagacatgtgccaccactgcctggctctgattgGCATCTtaataagaagagaaaaatcttgaACACCCATCACACAGAAGGAAGATGGATGTAGACACATAAGAAAGATAGCCACGTGACAAAGCAGAAATTGGAATAATGAATTAAACAAAGGAATGTGTGCCAGGATCACCAGTagcaagggacagacaaggaaaGACTCTCCCATATAGGTTCACAGGAAGTGATTTAGGACTTTTcgccttcagaactgtgagaaaataaattactcTTGTTTAAGACACACTTTTTTGGTATTGTGTTACAGCATTTCTGAGGATTATAGTATAAAGCTTCCTATCTTTATGTAGAATATAGAATCCTGATATCTTCATATCTTGATATAGAATCAACTGTGATACAGCCACAGTATGGAGCACAATATGAGGGAATCTTAGAGACATTGTGCTGAATGGAAGAAGTCACTCTTCAGAGACCACATCTGTGTGGTTTCATTTATCTGACATTCAGTTCAAAGCAAATCTACAGGGAAGGAAAACAGATCAGCATTTGCTAGAGGTTAGGTTCTGCTGACTACAGAGAAGGATGATGGAAATTTTTTGAGGCATGAAACTGCTTGGTGGCTTGGTTACAGTAGTGGTTTTATCTAGATCTATGCATGTGCTACAAATCCTAGCACAGTATATTCCTGAAGAGTTCATTCCATGGGATATTAAGATTCAAAAAACGAGCACACACAAACTTATactcaaataattttcttttcaacaaAACATGTAAAGAAATTTCCCGTCTTGGTTTCTGACAGAAAAATTATTTGATAGTGATTTTGCCACATCAGCCCTTGTGTTCTGtgaacctgtttttgtttttcattcataaaaagaaacaatctgTCTAAAGCAGTGATTTTCATTTGATGAAACCTCCCAACATGTATTTCCTTTGTGGTAGTAGGGGTCAGGGTGAGGGCCTTTTGAATTTCACTGGTCTCTGGACCCACAGGTTGGATTCAACCTGAACAGTCTTAATCTGTCtccatctttctgtgtctgtctaaaatCCTCTGAAGTACAATGGCTGGATCTGAGTCAGAGCCTCAGGTATCCAGAAAGTTGGAACAATTTTTGATTCTAGGGCCTGCTTATGGGACTCATTCATGCATCCCTTTGGTAAATGCTCCACCCAGATCCAGTAACTAGCAAGATCAGTTTAGAATCTGTGATTCTAAACTAGGtatgggtgggggatggggaggttcATTCAACACAATGAAGCCTCTAAAAAGGTTCTAAATCTAGGTCCCTTGTTTGGTTGAGTCTGACAAGACCTTAAACCAGTTTTTCCacactggatgattttttttttttggaagagtgTTTTGTAAACAACAAAAAGTTGCAGAGTCAGAGAAAGGCCATGAGGAGCATGCTCACTGCTCTCTACTCTCGGCTGAAACCTTGCAGTTGCCAGGTTGTACTAAAGGGTTTTGTCTTCAGAAGGTCTCTGGTTGCTTTGATAGAAAACTGAGACTCATAGAGACCTCCAAATGGCAATAGAAGGAGGTGTCAGTGGTTGACAGGACTGAGACATGGCCAGCAACTCTAGCCTTTCCAAGTTGTGCTGGCCAGatatatgtcaacttgacacaaactgtagTCATCTGAGAATAGGGAACCTCAGTTGACAAAATGACTCCGTAAGATTGGGCTGTGGGTTAGCCTGCAGGGCGTTTTCTTTATTACTGGTTtgtaggggagggcccagcccattgtgggcagtgccacccctggactgTTGGTCAGTTCtgcaagaaagcagactgagtaagacatggggagcaagtcagcaAACAGCACtatcccatggcctctgcattattcctgccctgtttgagttcctgtactgacttacttcagtgatggactacaaatGTGAAgtataagcccaataaaccctttcctccttaacttgctttttggccgtggtgttttgtcacaatagaaaccctaactaagacacaagtcAAGGCCCATGAGAAGAACCTGTGTCAAGTCAGCTCATTCTCAGCACATGATCTTGAAACTAATGTCCCTCTGGGAGGCTGCTGAGGGGGTCTCCAAGGACCTCTTGAGGCTCTGGTGTTTAATACattactcaaaaacaaaacaaatcaaccaaacaacaaaccccaaactgTATAGAGTGGAATGACTTCTTCAACAAATGCATAAATCCAATCTACAAAATGAGAGTTGGGTAACTGGAGTTAAAAATCAGTCAGGAATGGCTTGGGACTCCCAGAGGCTTCCCAGAGCCTGATGTAAAGGCTTGGAAGCCATTTTTCTGTACGTTCTTGCTTATCCAAGATATCATGATGTCAAAAGCTCTGATTTTGAGTTGGAGTGGGAAGAGGATTTCCTTGCAGTGTAGTGAATCCAGGCAGGGCTCAGGATCCCAAGTCTTCTGTATGTACACAGTGCTATTTAAACAGAGCAACTCCTTCCCTGCTGGCCCCACtctcccacattcccacctcACAAATGTAGTTCACTATCATCTCCTACTTCCCTACTCCCAGATCCCCATCTTACACCCACTCCATCTTCCTCCACCTTCCACCTCCACATATTCCTACCTCATGATTCcaactctctcctcctctccccttccattACCTCCACACACTCCTACCTCATAACCCCaatcttcccttcctcccaccttctCTATTTCCCCATGtcctcccactcccactcacCTGCTTGTAACTATACTTTGCAATCTTAACCCTCCCACCCCTATTTTCCCCCTCAGCATACACCACCTCAAAATCCCAACCCTCTTCTCTCACTCCCTCATATCcttacatcacacacatcacCTCCCCCATTTCCACCTTCCCGAATCCTGCCTAACATCTTCAGCCTCCCAGACACACCTTCCTCCATCCCCTGCCTCTGTACCTCACACCTGGATCCACCTTTCCCCACACTCTGACCTCTGTCCTGTGcactcccacccctgccttctGCCAGGTCCCCGTCACCTGACCTATTTCTTAAGAGGTAAGAAATATTTTACTATCTTACATTactgaattttattctttaaagataAGACTTAGAAACATTTCATCATCTTACATGTAACTTTATTGGAAGATATGACAATTAAAAATCCCAATCCCTTTCCCCCTCATCCACAAggcctcttcttctttttgtttttgtaattaacCAAAGGTCCAAGGTTATTCGTTTATCTTGTAGGATGTAGGAGCCAATGCAGATgtctggggaggggtgggtggctCATATTGGCTCCATTACATGGGCCTCCTTTTCATAGATGTTAGGGATCAGACCCATAGGAGAGTTGATCATGTGCACAGTATTCTTACTAAATAGCTTGAACTCGTAATGAATAAGTTGCTCCCAAAAGCAGTTGTTGGGACGGATGATGGGTCGGCAGGACTTGgtccatgtgtgtgcatccaGCAGCGTCATGTTGTGGTATTTCATGAGATAGGCAAGGCAGAAGGCTGCTGAGCCGCTCACTCCCGTGGTACAGTGCAGCAGCACGCGGCCATTCCTCAATTCCACGGCGTGGATGTGATCAGCTATGGGGTCGAAAAAATCATAGAGGTAGGCGTTGGGAGCACCACTCACCGGCACTTGCACGTACTGAATGTCTTCAAAGAACGCATTCACTGCTTCTACCGAGGCATTGATAATCGTGGTGATGTGGTTGTTGGACAGGGCGAGTTTGTCGTTAGCGACCACAGCATTACTGATAAAAAGGCTGTTAGTTATTTGAGAGAGGTCATAAAGGTTGTCTTGTTCCATAGCCTGAGTCTAAAGGATACAAGACGCTGTTGTCATCACCAGGGtgtcaggtcagctgtctctctgCACTAGGTTCCAGTGCACCTTTAGGAAAGCAGCTGCTCTGCTGAAATGTCAGGTCTTTaacctctgtctcctcctccactACTCACGTGTCACAGTGGTGACcaatctgtctctctcccatgcCCAGGCGTCACAATCCCCAAAGTCACAAGGCTCAGGTTTCTAGGGCAAAGGTAACTTTAGCTGCCCCCTAGCTAGGTGGTCACAGCCCAGCTTCACCTTTCTCCCTTCTcgttttttctctttcccctttctttttttctttttcctcttcttccattccttccctcctcccctcccctcactcccacccttcctcccttctttcctcccttctttttgcGGTCGTTTGCTtatatttgagacaagatctttttttttttggtttttcgagacagggtttctctgtgtagctttgcgcctttcctggaactcacttggtagcccaggctggcctcgaactcacagagatccgcctgcctctgcctcctaagtgctgggattaaaggcatgtgccaccatcgcccagcgaGACAAGATCTtaacattgtagcccaggctggcctcagcttcccCGAGGTTTGGGAGTACAGGCCTGCCTGCACAATCATGTCCAGTTTCCCATTCCTTTCTTCATAGTGTatagtttatttttgagacaggtctcaggtATTccaagctgatcttgaactcattatgtagccagatgttcttgaacttctgttccttctgtctctactttctGAGGACTgtgattacaggcttgcaccCATTTATacagttctgggaattgaatctagggATTCATGAATGTAAAACAAGctctctatcaactgagctacatccctggtcatttttaaaaacagaaaaaaaaaatcacttcatgttttttttgttgttttttgccttttaaaatgttctattcCAACATCTCTGATTTATGCTTTAATTTTTCTACCACACTGAACATATCATATATGAATGCTTCTATGTCATTAATGTTCAAGAATAGTTTATACTTTCCCTACAAAGCAAAATAGTCTCATATTTGAAATTGCAACAGCCTTTGGCTCATGTAATGTGCTAATAACTACAAAATTGCAGCAAGAATAGAGGTTGGCTGTGCTGGGTGGAGTTGCCATGGTACTTCTTTGTCAGTTGTAACCACAGAATTTTGTTCCTGCTTACAAATACATTAGAGCTGGTTGTAAGGAAGCATGGCTAACAGCTCTCTAGTGGTCAGTTGTGACTAATTCATCCGTGTCACTGTTACATACATCCCAGTTGATTTATCTCTGGATTCTTTTTATTTGCTGAAACAGTAGCTCAAATAATTTCATTTGCTTTCTTCAAAAGAATGCCCTTGTGCTTTGTAAACTACAAGTCATTTGATTATCACCAAGATGTCTTGTCAATAATATCAAAACATTCTAGAACAAGTTAATGTCACATTACAGTTGGgccaaaattttgttttcaaaatgcttCCCGagactttcatttcctttcagcTGTAAGTATCTTGACTGAAATTGTAAAGAATATCTTAAAATTAATGCATTGTTTCACAGACAATCCAGAGACTCATAGTCTTCATTGTTGTTTCATCAtcattaaaagtatttattattattattatttgtgtgtgtgtgtgtgtgtgtgtgtgtgtgtgtgtgtgtgtgtgtgtaagggcacATATGccatagtgtgcatgtggagatcatgGGACATGTTTGAGAGCAGTGGATCAAACTTAGGCCACCAAGTTTGTactgcaagtgcctttacccactgagccatctcactgacctatCATTATGAAAAAAGAGGAAACAGTTGATATCTTTCTCATAATGGTCAAGGAAATTATAACCTCAAGATGCaacacagttttccttttttcagaTGTGGTAATCAAGTTTTTATGTTACTTAAATTATTAGTTcccacaaaaataaagaaaataaaatataatgcaaatactaaataaatatgaGAACTACTTTTTAAGATATCTCAATTTCactaaagttatttaaaaagagtTAGTCCAGGgcaagatgtatatatatatatatatatatatatatatatatatatatatatatatatatatatatatctcagtgATAGAATATGTGCTTATCTTGAAGaatgctctgggttccatccccagtaccaaaaataaacaaacaaataaaacaataataaaataaaaaggcttaTTTTGAGATACAGTATATTCTATATAGTAATAGGAAGACCTGATAGAGCATTAGATTCCAATGATTTCAAAATTATGTACTACTTAAACTTGTAAATGTAGCATAATTGACCAATATAAATTCAGACCTGTTTTCAAAGGCACTCATTGCCAACATTAAACTGTAATATTCTTTCAGCCAATATTCTGTAATGCTCTTAGCCTGAGGGATGATGACTATCTTAAACTTCTACTATGGGACAGTTCCTGGGTGATGAAGAATTGACATCTTCTAAGTCAGTCACCTTCAGACTCTTCTTTCTTGTTATTtagtgaagaaaatatttaagaaccCCTCTCTGTTTCCACTCTCAGAGAAAGATAATATGTAGtcaggtggggtggtggtggtgtagatgtaattctgaatagttttattaaataagaaacacagagccaagtgcagagttaaaagctccagaggtcagagagcagtagctaagagctgagaccaagaccaccttcttaccaccggGTGCCGTTGCCATCCTTcacctgagaaagagacctacttcctgtgtgtctgtctttttattaacagaactttctgttcttccttctcattggttgtaaacccaaccacatgacctccttgtcactgcctgtctatacagacctccaggtatctatggttggtattgagattaaaggcatgtgtctccatgctgactgtGTCTTTGAacactctgcctgtcatgtgatcaggattaagggcatgtgctaccactgccagacttctgctaaatggcttactattagctctgaccccggggcacttttatttattaacatacaaataaaatcacatttcagcacaaataaaatatcaccatgaggggagtagagagatggctcagagggtgaaACTGCTTGCCATACAAACCTAAAGATGTGATTTAGATACCTGGAAACATGAAAACAGTTGGATCATTGGGGATGaagttgtaatcccagcattccttcaGTGAGATGGAAAACAGAGATAGgaaaatgtgatggtttgaataaaaatggcccccataggcataTAGGgagatgtgtccttgttggagtaggtgtggctttgttggaggaagtgtgtcactagggggtgggctttgaggtttcagaagctcaagcttggccagtgtgtcactgtcccttcctgctgcctgtagatctagatgtagaactctcagttctttctccagtactgtgtctgcctgcacaccaccatgcttcctggaatgatgataatgaactataACTCTGAatctataagccagccccaattaaatgttttcctttataagagttgccatggttatggtttctcttcacaacaacaaaaccctaagacagagaaATTGCCTGGAATTCTAGAtatcctggaaggctgagaagtAGAAACAAGAGTGATATTCCCTTAGGGTGTAGTCCAGTggtggaacacttgcctagcatgtatgaggccttggcatccagagagagacaaagagaactagttaagatttgtttttcttttattatgttaagtgaaataagccagactcagaaaaataaatactctgtgttttcttttatgcaGAACTTAACTTTATGTAGGTCACAAAGCTAGCAAGAGAAtcatgagaggagaggaagagatcttaagggattgagaaatagagacagaaatGGAATTCATATACTAGGAAAGCAGGAGGGGAGATTAactggggaaagaaaaggaaccaaGTGGAGAGGAGGTGAAGGAGAGGAATAAcaatggaggaagaggggaatgAATGAAAGTAAGGTATAATGACCTATATATGAAGATGGCATAATGAAACCCACTACTTTGTATATTGTGATTGCTATTCtaggttgtcaacttgactacatttcatattaactaaaaccaaaaataGAGGGATTTCtacttaatttgaagtgggaagatctat comes from the Peromyscus maniculatus bairdii isolate BWxNUB_F1_BW_parent chromosome X, HU_Pman_BW_mat_3.1, whole genome shotgun sequence genome and includes:
- the LOC102925161 gene encoding dual specificity phosphatase 21-like, with protein sequence MEQDNLYDLSQITNSLFISNAVVANDKLALSNNHITTIINASVEAVNAFFEDIQYVQVPVSGAPNAYLYDFFDPIADHIHAVELRNGRVLLHCTTGVSGSAAFCLAYLMKYHNMTLLDAHTWTKSCRPIIRPNNCFWEQLIHYEFKLFSKNTVHMINSPMGLIPNIYEKEAHVMEPI